Proteins encoded together in one Carya illinoinensis cultivar Pawnee chromosome 3, C.illinoinensisPawnee_v1, whole genome shotgun sequence window:
- the LOC122304944 gene encoding isoeugenol synthase 1-like encodes MVKASVSLGHPTFAYVRPLLKPNINSNANPPKLGLLKEYEALGVTIIHGELDEYGKLVAALCHVDVVISTLAVPQHLDQLKIIQAMKDAGNIKRFVPSECSGYADGVKGYRLWDPTARKVLISMDVVFVEDKSTKNKNKLSVQFHKFNCQLGREENQLGTQSTSWREMSHTVY; translated from the exons ATGGTGAAGGCCAGCGTTTCTCTCGGCCATCCAACCTTTGCTTACGTCCGCCCATTGCTCAAACCGAATATCAACTCCAACGCCAACCCTCCAAAGCTAGGTCTCCTCAAAGAATACGAGGCTTTGGGAGTCACCATTATCCAT GGTGAATTGGATGAGTACGGGAAGCTTGTAGCAGCGCTTTGTCATGTGGATGTTGTCATTTCTACGTTGGCTGTTCCTCAACACCTTGATCAACTGAAGATAATCCAAGCCATGAAGGATGCTGGAAATATAAAG AGATTTGTTCCGTCAGAatgtagcg ggtATGCTGATGGAGTCAAGGGGTATCGCCTGTGGGATCCCACTGCCCGCAAGGTGCTAATTAGCATGGATGttgtatttgtagaagataag agcacgaagaacaagaacaagctgAGTGTGCAATTCCACAAGTTCAACTGTCAACTTGGGAGAGAAGAAAACCAACTTGGCACTCAGAGTACATCATGGAGGGAAATGTCGCATACTGTCTACTAA
- the LOC122304945 gene encoding 40S ribosomal protein S3a-like has protein sequence MDTESDPIRKHAFVLVGKMKYEQQCFMQKMKNGLIFVYNSSLLEKQIASEGIKHRVIEVSMADLQDDEDHAYREIRLRAEDVQGKNVIFPFLGNGFYQRQVEVFGKEMADNDRGSCGCEATDSYSLRMFCIGFTKRRQNQVKRTCYAQSSQSRQVKDSLTYWLK, from the exons ATGGACACCGAATCTGATCCCATCCGCAAGCATGCCTTCGTGCTTGT GGGCAAAATGAAGTATGAACAACAATGTTTCATGCAGAAGATGAAGAATGGTCTCATATTTGTGTATAATTCATCCTTATTGGAGAAGCAA ATTGCTTCTGAAGGGATCAAACATAGAGTTATTGAGGTATCAATGGCTGATCTTCAGGATGATGAGGATCATGCATACAGAGAGATCAGATTGAGAGCTGAGGATGTTCAAGGGAAGAATGTCATTTTTCCATTTCTGG GGAATGGATTTTACCAAAGACAAGTTGAGGTCTTTGGTAAGGAAATGGCAGACAATGATCGAGGCTCATGTGGATGTGAAGCTACTGACAGTTACAGTTTGAGGATGTTCTGCATTGGATTTACTAAGAGGCGGCAAAACCAAGTTAAGAGGACATGTTATGCCCAGTCCAGCCAAAGTAGACAG GTAAAAGATTCTCTTACTTACTGGCTTAAATGA